One region of Olleya sp. Hel_I_94 genomic DNA includes:
- a CDS encoding serine hydrolase, with translation MKTKLFFLALVTLLVTNSVAQDELPLPTSDGRIALLTSLVDNNLQKTLEKEINSNPLWKTLINQKKMAIGLVDLRDTNNVKFARLNGNHMMYAASLPKIAVLLAAMDAIDKKELIETKDIRKDMRLMISKSNNQATTRMIDRLGYDKIEAVMRSPKYKFYDENFGGGLWVGKRYGGGGNTNREPLKNLSHAATVTQVCRYYYLLANGKLVNRKRSKQMLDIMENPELHHKFVNTLDKIAPEARIFRKSGSWKNYHSDSVLVWGKDDNRRYILVALIEDSAGEQIIRDLIKPIEKVLRTQ, from the coding sequence ATGAAAACAAAACTTTTTTTTCTTGCCTTAGTTACTTTGTTAGTAACCAATAGTGTTGCTCAAGATGAGTTGCCTTTACCTACAAGTGATGGCAGAATTGCATTACTGACTTCTTTGGTTGATAATAATCTTCAAAAAACATTAGAAAAAGAAATTAATTCTAATCCGTTATGGAAAACCTTAATTAATCAGAAAAAAATGGCAATTGGTTTAGTGGACTTAAGAGACACTAATAATGTAAAATTTGCACGACTTAATGGCAACCACATGATGTATGCTGCAAGTTTACCAAAAATTGCTGTTTTACTTGCTGCAATGGATGCTATTGATAAAAAAGAATTAATAGAAACTAAAGATATTAGAAAGGATATGCGACTAATGATTAGCAAATCCAACAATCAAGCAACAACCAGAATGATTGATCGCTTAGGATACGATAAGATTGAAGCGGTTATGAGAAGCCCAAAATATAAGTTTTATGACGAAAACTTTGGAGGTGGTCTTTGGGTTGGAAAACGTTATGGTGGTGGCGGAAATACTAACAGAGAACCTTTAAAAAACCTTAGTCATGCTGCTACAGTTACACAAGTATGCAGATATTATTACTTACTAGCCAATGGTAAATTAGTAAACAGAAAACGATCTAAACAAATGTTAGATATTATGGAAAACCCAGAGTTACACCATAAATTTGTAAACACTTTAGATAAAATTGCACCTGAAGCTAGAATATTTAGAAAATCTGGCTCATGGAAAAATTACCATTCAGACTCTGTTTTAGTTTGGGGAAAAGACGACAATAGACGCTATATTTTAGTCGCTTTAATCGAAGATTCAGCTGGAGAGCAAATTATTAGAGACTTAATAAAACCTATTGAAAAAGTTTTAAGAACACAATAG
- a CDS encoding NTP/NDP exchange transporter: protein MKIKLPINKKLKTFILKAFDIKEEELNKTLLLQLNIFILITTLLVIKPTINSLFLSELTSSALPLGYVLTALMAIIGSFFYTKALEKYTLNIIIDRTLIASITSLIAFGILLKFNVISGVFLYIPYVWVAIYGLLTASQFWLLANVVYNVREAKRVFGFIGAGAIAGGIFGGYLTSFLTKILYTEDLLFIAAILVSICVPLSRYIWKNEVKNLNEFQLSIKNETNTKSPFKLIRQSKLLSLIALVIGMSVLIAKLIDYQYSDYASRFIATEDELTSFFGFWFSTLSVISLLIQLFLTKRIVGTFGVGKSLLWLPAGILIGSILLLFIPELWVIVFIKVVDGSLKQSVNKASTELLSIPIPMDIKKKTKTFTDVVVDSIATGIAGFILIFFINGLDISSTSISIIIIVLIIIWLVLIYFLRQQYVIAFKQLLDNAEVKKSKVHKEELKVTSIIGSVLRVLNTGKENQIINMLEKTLEVKDERFFTAIKTLLNHDSPKVKALAIDNLYFLKTENLSTQIEAMIYDDNQQVTTSAFRYLLKNYKQNTIVLFENHINSTDNTIANAALVGLSLELRNNQLLQNRFNLEQKIESALNKYLELTDANLKNNTIKSVLESIGNAKISTYYNVLKTQLLSKDLDVVKTAIISASKTLDPEFIDHIISHLSIKETRQIAVDALFFYNDPVIDVLYQKVIKETIDFEDAAYVILVIEKFKSQKAINTLMLLTGDTEHTVKIEAIEALKRLKWKYPHLKIKDRFIVDKILDECQLYQNTLAVIHTQIVLQYKMKSVTMESKDENEARNGLIHLLEQRLDRQLQRIFRFLGIKYPPNDVDPILNTIMHGKEEQRIHAIEFLDNILNSQLKKELIPVAESVLLDSNQEEKLKKLNLKVFSEIECYNELLKRKDVKLKFAVLYLIEKSNNTNFKPLLELVLINETNKKIRAKTESLLGLTS, encoded by the coding sequence TTGAAAATCAAACTTCCTATTAATAAAAAGCTTAAAACATTTATTTTAAAAGCATTTGATATTAAAGAAGAAGAGTTAAACAAAACGCTCCTACTTCAACTCAATATCTTTATTTTAATAACAACATTGTTGGTTATTAAGCCTACAATAAATTCGCTGTTTTTATCAGAGCTTACCTCTAGCGCTTTACCTTTAGGTTACGTACTAACAGCCTTAATGGCTATAATTGGATCTTTTTTTTATACCAAAGCTCTAGAAAAATACACTTTAAACATCATAATAGATAGGACGTTAATAGCCTCTATAACCTCATTAATAGCGTTTGGTATTTTACTAAAATTTAATGTCATTTCAGGCGTTTTCTTATATATTCCGTATGTATGGGTCGCTATTTACGGATTACTTACTGCGTCTCAATTTTGGTTATTAGCTAATGTGGTTTACAATGTTAGAGAAGCTAAACGTGTGTTTGGATTTATTGGTGCAGGTGCTATTGCAGGTGGTATTTTTGGAGGTTACCTTACTTCCTTTTTAACTAAAATTTTATACACAGAAGACTTACTTTTTATAGCTGCAATACTAGTTTCAATATGTGTACCATTATCTAGATATATCTGGAAAAATGAGGTTAAAAATTTAAACGAGTTTCAGTTATCTATAAAAAATGAGACGAATACTAAATCGCCTTTTAAACTAATAAGACAATCCAAATTATTAAGCTTAATTGCATTAGTCATTGGGATGAGTGTTTTAATTGCCAAGTTAATTGATTATCAATATAGTGATTATGCCTCTAGATTTATAGCTACGGAAGATGAGTTAACTTCCTTTTTTGGTTTTTGGTTTTCTACTTTAAGTGTTATTTCATTATTAATTCAACTTTTTTTAACCAAACGCATTGTAGGTACTTTTGGTGTTGGTAAATCCCTTTTATGGCTTCCTGCTGGTATTTTAATAGGCTCTATTTTACTACTTTTTATTCCAGAGTTATGGGTTATTGTATTTATAAAAGTAGTGGATGGTAGTTTAAAACAGTCCGTAAACAAAGCCTCTACAGAGTTATTGTCCATACCTATTCCAATGGATATAAAAAAGAAAACTAAAACCTTTACAGATGTTGTTGTGGACAGTATAGCTACAGGAATAGCAGGTTTTATTTTAATATTTTTTATTAACGGTTTAGATATTTCATCTACATCTATTAGTATTATTATTATCGTCTTGATTATTATATGGTTGGTTTTAATCTATTTTTTAAGACAGCAATATGTCATCGCATTTAAACAACTTTTAGATAATGCTGAAGTCAAAAAAAGCAAAGTTCATAAAGAGGAACTTAAAGTCACCTCAATCATTGGTTCCGTTTTACGCGTTTTAAATACTGGTAAAGAAAACCAAATAATTAACATGCTTGAAAAAACACTTGAAGTTAAAGACGAACGTTTTTTTACAGCCATTAAAACACTATTAAACCACGACTCTCCTAAAGTAAAAGCCTTAGCTATTGATAATTTATATTTTTTGAAAACGGAAAATTTATCAACACAAATTGAAGCTATGATTTATGACGATAACCAGCAAGTTACAACGTCTGCCTTTAGATATCTTTTAAAAAATTATAAGCAAAATACAATCGTTTTATTTGAAAACCATATTAATAGTACAGACAACACCATTGCTAATGCAGCTTTAGTAGGCTTATCCTTGGAGTTAAGAAACAACCAACTATTACAAAATCGTTTTAACTTAGAACAAAAAATAGAATCTGCTTTAAATAAATATTTAGAGCTTACTGATGCCAATTTAAAAAACAATACTATTAAATCTGTTTTAGAAAGTATTGGTAACGCAAAAATCAGTACCTACTACAATGTGCTTAAAACGCAACTACTTTCCAAAGATTTAGATGTTGTAAAGACTGCAATAATCAGTGCTTCCAAAACTTTAGATCCTGAATTTATCGACCATATTATTTCGCATTTATCAATAAAAGAAACCAGACAAATTGCTGTAGACGCCTTGTTTTTTTATAACGATCCTGTTATAGACGTCCTATATCAAAAGGTTATAAAAGAAACAATAGATTTTGAAGATGCTGCTTATGTAATATTGGTTATCGAAAAGTTTAAATCTCAAAAAGCCATTAACACATTAATGTTGCTAACTGGTGATACAGAACATACAGTTAAAATTGAGGCTATTGAAGCCTTAAAACGATTAAAATGGAAATATCCACATCTAAAAATTAAAGATCGCTTTATAGTGGATAAAATTTTAGACGAATGTCAATTATATCAAAATACATTAGCTGTTATACACACTCAAATTGTGTTACAATATAAAATGAAATCGGTAACCATGGAGTCTAAAGATGAAAACGAAGCCAGAAACGGACTTATCCATTTGCTAGAACAACGATTGGACAGACAACTGCAACGCATTTTTAGGTTTTTAGGCATTAAATATCCTCCAAATGATGTTGACCCAATCTTAAACACCATCATGCATGGTAAAGAAGAGCAGCGCATTCATGCAATCGAGTTTTTAGATAACATTCTAAACAGTCAGCTTAAAAAAGAATTAATTCCAGTAGCCGAATCTGTATTATTAGATTCTAATCAAGAAGAAAAATTAAAAAAATTAAACCTTAAAGTTTTTAGCGAAATTGAATGTTATAACGAGCTTTTAAAACGAAAAGACGTAAAACTAAAATTTGCTGTTTTATATCTTATTGAAAAATCAAATAACACCAACTTTAAACCGCTTTTAGAATTGGTGTTAATTAATGAAACTAATAAAAAAATTAGAGCAAAAACCGAAAGTCTTTTAGGCCTTACTTCCTGA
- a CDS encoding serine hydrolase yields MKKVLIVLVLVLICSAFTTATLYPIDGYEYTGIKRLKRLELIKSGEIVEKQTLPEGAFKSYLDIKLNLKEKAADSLHCFFKENEAFQKDINNLFRGLDKSYSLTVMDISDLNDIKYAHRNETAGYQPGSVGKLAVLLGLFDQLSKIYPDNFEKRITLLKTKVVKAGVWGLTDEHTIPIYNIETKKLVKRQVIASDEFSLFEWADHMLSVSNNGAASIVWREVLLMQAFGEKYLELTEADALTYFKTTEKKVLTDLGNDVVNLPLRNLGITAEEWRLGSFFTRGANTYVGDKGGSIGTPFGVMKFLVQLEQGNVIDAQSSLEMKRLMYMTDRRIRYAQAPTLKEAAVYFKSGSLYKCDRSNGQVCGKYMGNIQNFMNSVAIVEHPDNTTYMVVLMTNVLRKNSATDHMTLAANIDKLIRK; encoded by the coding sequence ATGAAAAAAGTATTAATTGTTCTAGTTTTAGTACTAATATGTTCTGCTTTTACAACAGCAACGTTATATCCAATTGATGGATATGAGTACACAGGTATTAAGCGTTTAAAACGTTTAGAATTAATTAAAAGTGGCGAAATAGTGGAGAAACAAACCTTACCTGAAGGAGCGTTTAAATCCTATTTGGATATTAAATTAAATTTAAAAGAAAAAGCAGCAGACAGTTTACATTGTTTTTTTAAAGAGAATGAAGCTTTTCAAAAAGACATTAATAATTTGTTTAGAGGATTAGATAAAAGTTACTCGTTAACTGTAATGGATATCTCAGATTTAAACGATATTAAATATGCACATCGTAATGAAACAGCTGGTTATCAGCCTGGAAGCGTAGGTAAACTAGCTGTATTATTAGGGTTATTTGATCAATTATCTAAAATTTATCCAGATAATTTTGAAAAACGCATTACATTATTAAAAACTAAAGTAGTTAAAGCAGGAGTTTGGGGATTAACAGATGAGCATACTATACCTATTTATAACATTGAAACTAAAAAATTAGTAAAACGTCAGGTTATCGCTAGTGACGAGTTTTCTTTATTTGAGTGGGCTGACCATATGTTATCTGTTAGTAATAATGGAGCAGCAAGTATTGTTTGGCGCGAAGTGTTATTAATGCAAGCTTTTGGCGAAAAATATCTAGAATTAACTGAAGCAGATGCCTTAACTTATTTTAAAACCACAGAAAAAAAGGTGCTAACAGACCTTGGTAACGATGTAGTAAATTTACCGTTACGAAACCTGGGAATAACTGCAGAAGAATGGCGTTTAGGGAGTTTTTTTACTAGAGGAGCAAATACTTACGTTGGTGATAAAGGAGGAAGTATTGGAACGCCATTTGGTGTTATGAAATTTTTAGTACAATTAGAGCAAGGTAATGTTATTGATGCGCAGTCTAGTCTAGAGATGAAACGTTTGATGTACATGACAGACAGACGTATTAGATATGCACAAGCACCTACTTTAAAAGAAGCAGCAGTCTATTTTAAATCTGGAAGTTTATATAAATGTGATAGAAGTAATGGTCAGGTTTGTGGAAAGTATATGGGTAATATTCAAAATTTTATGAACTCTGTAGCAATTGTAGAGCATCCTGATAACACAACTTATATGGTTGTATTAATGACTAATGTATTGCGTAAAAACTCGGCAACAGACCATATGACTTTAGCAGCAAATATTGATAAATTAATCAGGAAGTAA
- a CDS encoding helix-turn-helix transcriptional regulator: protein MIFKQFRINSFFTLFITLILFCGFAIGQSKKQQNYYSLLDSAQTYLDVNPKISAQFLDSIPNPITSNITGRLAYYYQLKGLLNDKNEEPIKQFQNFALALKHAKLEKDYDIAGMVSVELFYNSYLINKDSTAFKYLEDAKSFYTKTNNVNGLAEVSQMYAYIPFDQGDYAKSNALLLSNLQQYKNIIEDQYYYMYALFMLTSNYAHLDNLNTAHYYFNLLKNLENDNTIASALYKSHIVTINNCFAHIQFKQKAMDSVAFYLDASTKMRQSMNSYDVKEYFKLYADYYGQLGNDVAKNNYLDSLSVFNDQLLQKASNASLELNNALVNTDEALLEVTKKRNTNRIWIAILIGAIIVFGTFIALRYKKIKLKIIEFTKRKDEYQFMQTNHEKLKVKVRGLEDYITELKRELRTISSIDNSSEQKEKTKALYKNIHHQSSTFLAKEENYLELINDVNIEFFTQIKAMHPNLNDSEIIICYYLFLGFKNKEIAAFLNTSTRAVESKRYRISKKIEELDSTLTLIDYLNDTFKDSKISVL from the coding sequence ATGATTTTTAAGCAGTTCAGAATTAATTCCTTTTTCACTTTATTTATAACGTTAATTCTATTTTGTGGTTTTGCAATTGGTCAATCTAAAAAGCAGCAAAATTATTACAGCTTATTAGACTCTGCACAAACATATTTAGATGTAAACCCAAAAATATCAGCTCAGTTTTTAGATAGTATTCCTAATCCGATTACTTCTAATATAACAGGACGTTTAGCGTATTATTATCAATTAAAGGGACTTTTAAATGATAAAAATGAAGAACCTATCAAGCAGTTTCAAAATTTTGCTTTAGCTTTAAAACATGCTAAATTAGAGAAGGATTACGATATTGCAGGCATGGTATCTGTTGAGCTTTTTTATAATTCGTACCTAATTAATAAGGACTCTACTGCATTTAAATATTTAGAGGATGCTAAATCATTTTATACTAAAACTAATAATGTAAATGGCTTAGCAGAAGTAAGTCAAATGTACGCTTACATTCCGTTTGATCAAGGTGATTACGCCAAAAGTAACGCCTTATTATTATCTAATTTACAGCAATATAAAAATATTATAGAGGATCAATATTATTACATGTATGCCTTATTTATGTTGACCTCTAATTACGCTCATTTAGATAATTTAAATACAGCACATTATTATTTTAATTTACTTAAAAATTTAGAAAATGACAATACAATAGCAAGTGCATTGTACAAATCACATATAGTAACAATTAATAATTGTTTTGCACACATTCAGTTCAAACAAAAAGCAATGGATTCGGTAGCATTTTATCTTGATGCCTCTACTAAAATGCGTCAATCAATGAATAGCTATGATGTTAAGGAGTATTTTAAACTATATGCTGACTATTATGGACAATTGGGTAACGACGTTGCTAAAAATAACTATTTAGACTCTTTAAGTGTTTTTAACGACCAGTTATTACAAAAAGCATCTAACGCAAGTTTAGAATTAAATAATGCATTGGTTAACACTGATGAAGCATTGCTAGAGGTTACCAAAAAAAGAAATACAAACAGAATATGGATTGCAATACTTATTGGTGCTATAATTGTGTTTGGTACTTTTATAGCATTACGCTACAAGAAAATTAAACTTAAAATTATCGAGTTTACTAAACGCAAAGACGAATATCAGTTTATGCAAACCAATCATGAAAAACTGAAAGTTAAAGTTAGAGGATTAGAGGATTATATTACTGAACTTAAAAGAGAGTTGAGAACCATTTCTTCTATAGATAATTCTTCGGAACAAAAAGAAAAAACTAAAGCATTATATAAAAACATACATCATCAATCGTCAACATTTTTAGCAAAAGAAGAAAATTATTTAGAGCTAATTAATGATGTTAATATCGAGTTTTTTACTCAAATAAAAGCGATGCATCCTAATTTAAATGATTCTGAAATCATCATCTGTTATTATTTGTTTTTAGGTTTTAAAAATAAAGAAATCGCAGCTTTTTTAAATACCTCTACTCGTGCTGTAGAAAGTAAACGCTATCGTATTTCCAAAAAAATTGAGGAATTAGACAGCACACTTACGCTAATAGATTACTTAAATGACACGTTTAAGGATTCTAAAATTAGTGTACTTTAA